Part of the Candidatus Aegiribacteria sp. genome, TTAAATTGCAGAGTAAGGATAACTCCCATCAAGCCAGGAGTAATGTTTACGAAATCACCGAGAAGGGAAAAGACGTTCTGCTGAATTGGCTGTCGACCGAAGCAGGTCAGACACCTCCACGGTCGGAAATGCTTTTGAAACTGTTTTTCGGCGATCTTGTAGGACCTTCAGTCATGAGAAATACGGTTTTCCAATACCGTAGCAGGAAGGAAAATGAACTGAGAAGGCTTCAGTCAATTCTGGAGCAATTTTCAGAAAGACCCGATGGGCACGCTGTGTACGCAAAAATGAC contains:
- a CDS encoding PadR family transcriptional regulator, whose amino-acid sequence is MAGESRTRFIILAFLHCKPGSGYSIKKAIENSVANFWRESYGQIYPKLNEMEHDGLVKLQSKDNSHQARSNVYEITEKGKDVLLNWLSTEAGQTPPRSEMLLKLFFGDLVGPSVMRNTVFQYRSRKENELRRLQSILEQFSERPDGHAVYAKMTVEYGIQVSTAVIEWCNETLETLEGQL